In Nitrospira defluvii, the genomic stretch GGGTAACAGCAGGGCCTCCAGCGCAGGGCGGTCCCGTTCGACGTAGGACTTCCGGAGCAACTCCACCGCCTGATCGATCCGAAGAATACGGTCGTGGTCGTCTTTATATTGCAGGGTTTTTCCGGAGCACCCCACCGAGAGAACCAACAGAAAACCCAACAGCAGGAGACCGACGCAGCGGCAGCGAGATGTGCCAGAGTGGATCATGGCGCAGTATAGGAACCTTGGCAGAACGAGGTCAAGCAACGGATCAGTCCGCCAGAAGCCGCATGGCTCGCAGCTTGTCCCGCGACGGAGCTGCAAACAGGGGCCAGAATCTTGGCTTGCATTTTGGACTGAAACCCACTAGACTCCCGCGCCTAGCAGTTGGAGATTGAACGTATGGCGAGTGTCCTCAAGAAACGCCGGAAGAAGATGCGCAAGCACAAGTACAAGAAGTTGCGCCGGCGTCAGAAATTCTTGCGTCGCAAGAGCTGAGCTCATCACGACATAATGGACGGAGGGATCCGTGCCCGAAGGAAAAAAAGTTCGCATCCGCGTTCGAACTGTGAACTGTATCTACGTCGGGGATTTCCTCATCCCGCCCATGCGTAATCGTGTGTCCGATGCGATCAACGAAGAGCAGCGGCTGTTTATCAGCCTGACTGACGTCTTGATCAACGACAAGGATCGGTCGGACTTTGTGGCGATCAATAAGAACCTGATCGAGTCCATCGCTCAGCTCTAGTGCGCCCTCACCCCATTACGAAGGTCATGTCGTAGCCCGATCACCGCATCCACGCTCAAGGGCTCTGCGCCTGCCCCCCTGAATCCATTGTCGTAACACCGATGTTTTCGTTCAAACGATTCTTTCCCTTCCTCAAGCCCTACGTCCCCCGGATGATTGCCGCCGCCATCATGGTCATGGCGGTCGCCGCCGTGAACCTGGCTCTCCTTCGGCTGGGTGGCACCCTGTGGGACGTCATCACCGTGCAGCACGATGCCGATCGAATGGCGCAGATGATCCTGCTGCTCCTCGGGCTCGTCTTGCTGCAAGGGCTCTGTTCCATGGGA encodes the following:
- a CDS encoding AURKAIP1/COX24 domain-containing protein, which codes for MASVLKKRRKKMRKHKYKKLRRRQKFLRRKS